A genomic region of Dickeya solani IPO 2222 contains the following coding sequences:
- a CDS encoding pyridoxal phosphate-dependent aminotransferase, with product MSAALIPDSKLPSLGTTIFTQMSALAQQHQAINLSQGFPDFDGPDYLKQRLAYHVSQGANQYAPMTGVAPLRQAIAEKTAALYGWQPDADSEVTVTAGATEALFAAISALVRPGDEVICFDPSYDSYAPAVQLAGGVLKRIALQPPAFRVDWVAFGALLSDRTRLVIVNTPHNPSATVWQQEDFRQLWQAIASRPIYVLSDEVYEHICFAADGHASVLAHPELRQRAIAVSSFGKTYHMTGWKVGYCVAPAPISAELRKVHQYLTFAVNTPAQLAIADMLQHQPQHWRELPDFYRAKRDRFVNALAASRLDILPCEGTYFLLADYRAISAQDDASFCRWLTEHVGVAAIPLSVFCAAPFPHTLIRLCFAKQESTLDAAAERLCQL from the coding sequence ATGAGCGCCGCACTGATCCCCGACAGCAAACTCCCTTCCCTCGGCACCACCATTTTTACCCAGATGAGCGCACTGGCGCAGCAGCACCAGGCGATCAACCTGTCGCAAGGCTTCCCGGATTTTGACGGCCCCGACTACCTGAAACAGCGTCTGGCTTATCACGTCAGTCAGGGCGCGAATCAGTACGCGCCGATGACCGGCGTGGCGCCGCTGCGTCAGGCGATTGCGGAAAAGACCGCGGCGCTGTATGGCTGGCAACCGGACGCCGATAGCGAAGTCACGGTCACCGCCGGCGCCACCGAGGCGCTATTCGCCGCCATCAGCGCGCTGGTGCGGCCGGGCGATGAAGTGATCTGCTTTGATCCCAGCTACGACAGCTACGCACCGGCGGTGCAACTAGCCGGCGGCGTCCTGAAGCGAATCGCCCTGCAACCGCCGGCGTTTCGCGTCGACTGGGTCGCTTTCGGCGCGCTGTTGAGCGACCGCACCCGGCTGGTGATCGTCAACACGCCGCACAATCCGTCCGCCACCGTCTGGCAGCAGGAGGATTTCCGCCAGCTGTGGCAGGCCATCGCCAGCCGCCCTATTTATGTGCTGAGCGACGAAGTGTACGAGCATATCTGCTTTGCCGCCGACGGCCACGCCAGCGTGCTGGCACACCCGGAACTGCGCCAGCGGGCCATTGCCGTGTCCTCTTTCGGCAAAACCTATCACATGACCGGCTGGAAAGTGGGGTATTGCGTCGCGCCGGCGCCGATCAGCGCCGAGCTGCGTAAAGTTCATCAGTACCTGACGTTTGCCGTCAACACGCCGGCCCAGTTGGCGATTGCCGATATGCTGCAACACCAGCCGCAGCACTGGCGCGAACTGCCGGACTTTTATCGCGCCAAACGCGACCGCTTCGTTAACGCGCTGGCAGCCAGCCGGCTGGACATTCTGCCCTGCGAAGGCACCTACTTCCTGCTGGCGGACTATCGCGCCATTTCCGCACAGGATGACGCCAGTTTCTGCCGCTGGCTGACCGAGCACGTCGGCGTGGCGGCGATCCCGCTGTCTGTTTTCTGCGCAGCCCCCTTCCCTCATACGCTGATTCGGTTATGCTTTGCCAAACAGGAATCAACCCTGGATGCCGCCGCGGAGCGCTTATGTCAACTTTAA
- the lpcA gene encoding D-sedoheptulose 7-phosphate isomerase: protein MYQDLIRNELKEAASTLNTFLSDDANIQAIQDAAVLLADAFKAGGKVISCGNGGSHCDAMHFAEELTGRYRENRPGYPAIAISDPSHLSCVSNDFGYDFVFSRYVESLGREGDVLLGISTSGNSGNIIKAISAARAKRMKVITLTGKDGGKMAGTADVEIRVPHFGYADRIQEVHIKAIHILIQLIEKEMAGN from the coding sequence ATGTACCAGGACTTAATCCGTAATGAACTGAAAGAGGCGGCGTCCACGCTGAACACATTTTTAAGTGATGACGCCAATATTCAGGCAATTCAGGATGCGGCCGTTTTGCTGGCGGATGCCTTCAAAGCGGGCGGAAAGGTGATCTCCTGCGGCAACGGCGGTTCTCACTGTGATGCCATGCATTTCGCGGAAGAATTGACCGGCCGTTATCGTGAAAACCGTCCTGGCTACCCGGCTATCGCTATTTCCGACCCGAGCCACCTGTCCTGCGTCAGCAACGATTTCGGCTATGATTTCGTGTTCTCCCGCTATGTGGAATCGCTGGGTCGTGAAGGGGATGTGCTGCTCGGCATTTCCACCTCCGGCAATTCCGGCAACATTATCAAGGCGATCAGTGCTGCACGCGCCAAGCGAATGAAAGTGATTACGCTGACCGGCAAGGACGGCGGCAAGATGGCGGGCACCGCGGATGTGGAAATTCGTGTGCCGCACTTCGGTTACGCCGACCGTATTCAGGAAGTTCACATTAAGGCGATCCACATTCTGATTCAGTTGATTGAAAAGGAAATGGCCGGTAACTGA
- the mtnC gene encoding acireductone synthase: MINAIVTDIEGTTSDIRFVHNVLFPYARARLADAVAQAERDPEIAAALTLARQELGQPDATPAQLLAALNQFMDEDRKSPALKLLQGIIWRSGYRNGDFRGHVYDDVAPQLRAWRQQGIALYVYSSGSVEAQHLLFGHSDAGDLRPLFSDYFDTRVGAKRETASYHNIARAIGLPAGELLFLSDIRQELDAAEQAGWHTCQLIRDDADTDSRHRQVNRFDQIDLNAYQAN; this comes from the coding sequence ATGATTAACGCGATTGTCACCGACATTGAAGGCACCACCAGCGATATTCGCTTTGTACACAACGTGTTGTTCCCGTACGCCCGCGCGCGTCTGGCCGACGCGGTGGCGCAGGCGGAGCGTGACCCGGAGATCGCCGCCGCGCTGACGTTAGCGCGTCAGGAACTGGGTCAGCCGGACGCCACGCCCGCCCAGTTGCTGGCGGCGCTCAATCAGTTTATGGATGAAGACCGTAAATCGCCGGCGCTGAAGCTGTTGCAGGGCATCATCTGGCGCAGTGGCTACCGTAACGGCGATTTTCGCGGCCATGTTTATGATGATGTGGCGCCGCAGCTGCGCGCCTGGCGCCAGCAGGGCATCGCGCTGTATGTCTACTCGTCCGGGTCGGTGGAAGCACAGCATCTGCTGTTTGGTCACAGCGACGCCGGCGACTTGCGGCCGCTGTTCAGCGACTATTTTGATACCCGCGTCGGCGCCAAGCGCGAGACGGCGTCGTACCACAATATCGCCCGCGCCATCGGGCTGCCCGCCGGCGAGTTGCTGTTCCTGTCGGATATTCGTCAGGAACTGGACGCCGCCGAGCAGGCGGGCTGGCATACCTGCCAGTTGATCCGCGACGACGCGGATACCGACAGCCGCCATCGTCAGGTAAACCGTTTTGATCAGATCGACCTGAACGCCTATCAGGCCAACTAA
- the hpxK gene encoding allantoate amidohydrolase, with translation MNEALMEGMMTDLDAQAAARRVMARCDRLAAISETAGQLTRVYLSPQHLQANQQAGEWMRDAGMRVWQDSVGNICGRYEGNVPGAPALLLGSHLDTVRNAGRYDGMLGVLAAIETVSFLNQHGIRLPVALEVIGFGDEEGTRFDVTLLGSRGLTGTWPDGWLSRPDANGVTVAQALTQAGLSPDAVAQAARPAADILAYLELHIEQGPCLEQAGLALGVVTAINGARRLNCTFTGHAGHAGTVPMSQRQDALAAAATWMTQAEQITRDSDPYLVATFGTLQCLPGAANVIPGEVRLTLDIRGPDDKPLDALLQRLLMLAQDIAVPRGCAFSAEEYYRIAATRCDDDLQQRLSAAVAQVQGNNMLLPSGAGHDAIAIAERWPVGMLFMRCKGGISHHPDESVLEDDVALALQALLLTVRGYRRELYKLIR, from the coding sequence ATGAACGAGGCGCTGATGGAAGGTATGATGACGGATCTCGACGCGCAGGCGGCGGCCCGCCGGGTGATGGCGCGCTGCGATCGGCTGGCGGCCATCAGCGAAACCGCCGGCCAGCTCACCCGCGTTTATCTGTCGCCGCAGCATCTGCAGGCCAACCAGCAGGCGGGCGAGTGGATGCGGGACGCGGGGATGCGCGTATGGCAAGACAGCGTCGGTAATATTTGCGGCCGTTATGAGGGTAACGTACCGGGCGCGCCGGCGCTGCTGCTGGGCTCGCACCTTGATACCGTCCGTAATGCCGGCCGTTACGACGGCATGCTGGGGGTGCTGGCGGCGATTGAAACCGTGTCATTCCTGAACCAACACGGGATACGCTTGCCGGTGGCGCTGGAGGTGATCGGCTTTGGCGACGAAGAAGGCACCCGCTTTGACGTCACGCTGCTCGGTAGCCGCGGATTGACCGGCACCTGGCCCGACGGCTGGCTGTCGCGCCCGGACGCCAACGGCGTTACCGTGGCGCAGGCGCTGACGCAGGCCGGGCTGAGCCCGGATGCTGTCGCCCAGGCAGCCCGTCCGGCGGCGGATATTCTGGCCTATCTGGAGTTGCATATCGAACAAGGGCCGTGTCTGGAACAGGCCGGACTGGCGTTGGGCGTGGTGACCGCCATCAACGGCGCGCGGCGGCTGAACTGTACCTTTACCGGTCACGCCGGCCATGCCGGTACGGTGCCGATGTCGCAGCGGCAGGACGCGCTGGCGGCGGCGGCGACGTGGATGACGCAGGCCGAGCAGATAACGCGCGACAGCGATCCCTATCTGGTGGCGACTTTCGGCACCTTGCAGTGCCTGCCCGGCGCAGCCAATGTGATTCCCGGTGAAGTGCGGTTGACGCTGGACATTCGCGGCCCGGACGATAAACCGCTGGATGCGCTGCTGCAACGGCTGCTGATGTTGGCGCAGGACATTGCCGTACCGCGCGGGTGCGCTTTCAGCGCCGAGGAGTATTACCGCATCGCCGCCACCCGCTGCGATGATGACCTGCAACAGCGGCTGTCCGCCGCGGTCGCGCAGGTGCAGGGCAATAATATGCTGCTGCCAAGCGGCGCCGGCCATGACGCTATCGCCATCGCCGAACGTTGGCCGGTCGGGATGTTGTTCATGCGCTGCAAGGGCGGCATCAGCCACCATCCCGATGAGTCGGTACTGGAAGACGATGTGGCGCTGGCGCTGCAGGCGCTGCTGCTGACGGTGCGGGGGTATCGACGCGAATTATATAAACTTATCAGGTAA
- a CDS encoding 1,2-dihydroxy-3-keto-5-methylthiopentene dioxygenase has product MSALTIFSDTDAGQPVWQSRDADAIARQLNAINVRFERWQADRDLSAAPSAEEVLAAYQHELDKLVAEKGYQSWDVVSMRADNPQKDALRTKFLSEHTHGEDEVRFFVEGAGLFCLHVDGRIFQILCEKNDLLSVPAGVPHWFDMGSEPHFTAIRLFDNPDGWVAHFTGDAIADAYPKLA; this is encoded by the coding sequence ATGAGTGCCTTAACCATTTTCAGCGATACGGATGCCGGTCAGCCGGTCTGGCAAAGCCGCGATGCGGATGCAATCGCCCGGCAACTGAACGCGATTAATGTGCGCTTTGAACGCTGGCAGGCGGATCGCGACCTGAGCGCCGCGCCTTCTGCTGAGGAAGTGCTGGCCGCGTACCAGCATGAGCTTGACAAGCTGGTGGCGGAGAAAGGCTACCAGAGTTGGGATGTTGTTAGCATGCGTGCCGACAATCCGCAGAAAGACGCATTGCGCACCAAGTTCCTGTCGGAGCATACCCACGGCGAAGACGAAGTGCGTTTCTTTGTGGAAGGGGCGGGGCTGTTCTGCCTGCACGTGGACGGCCGGATTTTCCAGATTCTGTGCGAAAAGAATGACCTGCTGTCGGTGCCTGCCGGCGTGCCGCACTGGTTCGACATGGGTTCCGAGCCGCATTTCACCGCCATTCGCCTGTTCGACAACCCGGATGGCTGGGTAGCCCATTTCACCGGCGATGCCATCGCCGACGCTTACCCGAAACTGGCGTAA
- the mtnA gene encoding S-methyl-5-thioribose-1-phosphate isomerase, which yields MQTVNTTSLNVVDNQLWILDQQALPQEKIWCPCPDVDALVDHIRTLRVRGAPLIGLSASLLLALLAEQGLSRPQLAQALETLRASRPTAVNLMNNLDRMKQALAADDFVNAMTQEALRLIEEDKALCERIADNGAALVKPGSRLLTHCNTGGLATAGVGTAIGVMLRAHQQGKVEKVWVDETRPLLQGGRLTAWELGELGIPYHLICDSMAASLMAQGQVDAIWVGADRIAANGDVANKIGTYSLAVLAHYHGIQFYVAAPHTTHDPHCPDGNAIPIEQRAASEVTGVAGSFGQCQWAPHNAPVYNPAFDVTPATLISGWVLDGGVITPEQVRNGIFQHPLAG from the coding sequence ATGCAGACCGTTAACACCACCAGCCTTAACGTCGTTGATAACCAGCTTTGGATCCTTGACCAGCAGGCGCTGCCGCAGGAAAAAATCTGGTGTCCCTGCCCGGATGTCGATGCGTTGGTCGATCATATCCGCACCCTACGGGTACGCGGCGCGCCGCTGATTGGGCTCTCCGCCAGTCTGTTGCTGGCGCTGTTGGCGGAGCAAGGCTTGTCCCGACCGCAGCTGGCGCAGGCGCTGGAGACGCTGCGCGCCTCTCGCCCGACCGCCGTCAACCTGATGAATAATCTGGATCGCATGAAGCAGGCGCTGGCCGCCGATGATTTCGTCAACGCCATGACGCAGGAAGCGCTGCGGCTGATTGAGGAAGATAAAGCGCTGTGCGAGCGTATCGCCGATAACGGTGCCGCGCTGGTGAAACCGGGCAGCCGCCTGTTGACCCACTGCAACACCGGCGGGCTGGCGACAGCGGGCGTCGGCACCGCGATTGGCGTCATGCTGCGCGCCCATCAGCAAGGCAAGGTGGAGAAAGTCTGGGTGGATGAAACCCGTCCGCTGCTGCAGGGCGGCCGCCTGACCGCCTGGGAGCTGGGCGAACTGGGTATTCCCTATCACTTGATCTGCGATTCGATGGCCGCTTCGTTGATGGCGCAGGGCCAGGTCGACGCTATCTGGGTCGGCGCGGATCGCATCGCCGCCAACGGCGACGTCGCCAACAAGATCGGCACTTACAGCCTGGCGGTGCTGGCGCACTACCACGGTATTCAGTTCTACGTCGCCGCGCCGCACACCACCCACGATCCGCACTGCCCGGACGGCAACGCCATCCCGATCGAGCAGCGCGCCGCCAGCGAAGTCACCGGCGTGGCGGGCAGTTTTGGTCAATGTCAGTGGGCGCCGCACAACGCGCCGGTGTACAACCCCGCGTTCGACGTCACGCCAGCGACGCTTATCAGCGGCTGGGTGCTGGATGGCGGCGTGATCACCCCAGAACAGGTGCGCAACGGTATTTTCCAGCACCCGCTGGCGGGCTAA
- the fadE gene encoding acyl-CoA dehydrogenase FadE — MVAVSVLIVLMLIGALLYHRLSLWLSSALIVLWVVAMAALNLWSTWLLIPLGLLLVPLLATPLRQRFISAPALTAFRRVMPPMSKTEKEAIDAGTTWWEGELFRGAPDWHTLHAYPRPALTPEEQAFLDGPVEEACRLANDFEITHERADLPPVLWEFLKQHRFFALIIKKEYGGLEFSAYAQAMVLQKLAGVSSILAITVGVPNSLGPGELLQHYGTSDQKDHYLPRLARGDEIPCFALTSPEAGSDASAIPDLGVVCYGQWQGQQVLGMRLTWNKRYITLAPVATVLGLAFRLYDPDHLLGDQDDIGITCALIPTRTEGVKIGRRHFPINIPFQNGPTQGENIFVPLDYIIGGPQMAGQGWRMLMECLSVGRGITLPSNATGGLKSVALATGAYARIRRQFKLPIGKMEGIEEPLARMAGNAYVMDAAATLITSGIMQGARPSVLSAIVKYHCTHRGQRGIIDAMDITGGKGICLGPSNFVARHYQGAPIAITVEGANILTRSMIIFGQGAIRCHPYVLNEMGAAQDNDLKAFDRALFGHLGHIGNTTMRSLWLGLTNGRTSRAPVSDATRRYYQRLNRLSANLALLADVSMGVLGGSLKRRERLSARLGDVLSQLYLASATLKRYDEEGRQQADLPLVHWGVQDCLHQAEQAMTELLRNFPNRLIARLMRAVIFPLGHTSPAPTDQLDHQLARLLQAPSATRSRLGRGLYLKATAHHPAAQLEQSLQDILAAEPIHQRLSQSAGYPLPFMQLDKLAEHGLAEGVITQEEASVLMQAEASRLRSINVDDFAPDALSARKAVTEQRQPADTAA; from the coding sequence ATGGTTGCAGTCAGTGTCCTGATCGTCTTGATGCTTATCGGCGCCCTGCTCTACCACCGATTGTCACTGTGGCTGAGCAGCGCGTTGATTGTACTTTGGGTCGTCGCGATGGCGGCGCTGAATCTGTGGTCGACGTGGCTGCTGATTCCGTTGGGCTTGTTGTTAGTACCGCTGCTGGCGACGCCACTGCGGCAACGGTTTATCTCCGCACCGGCGCTGACGGCGTTCCGGCGCGTGATGCCGCCGATGTCCAAAACGGAAAAAGAAGCCATTGACGCCGGCACCACCTGGTGGGAAGGCGAACTGTTTCGCGGCGCGCCCGACTGGCATACCCTGCACGCCTACCCCCGCCCGGCGTTGACGCCGGAAGAACAGGCGTTTCTGGACGGGCCGGTGGAAGAGGCCTGCCGTCTGGCGAATGACTTTGAAATCACCCACGAACGCGCCGACCTGCCGCCGGTGCTGTGGGAGTTCCTGAAACAGCATCGCTTCTTCGCTCTGATCATCAAAAAAGAGTACGGCGGGCTGGAATTTTCCGCTTACGCACAGGCAATGGTGCTGCAAAAGCTGGCCGGCGTATCCAGCATTCTGGCGATCACCGTCGGCGTGCCAAACTCGCTCGGCCCCGGCGAACTGCTGCAACACTACGGCACCAGCGACCAGAAGGATCATTACCTGCCGCGGCTGGCACGTGGCGACGAAATCCCTTGTTTCGCGCTGACCAGCCCGGAAGCCGGCTCCGATGCCAGCGCCATCCCTGACTTGGGGGTGGTGTGCTACGGCCAGTGGCAAGGCCAGCAGGTGCTGGGGATGCGACTGACCTGGAACAAACGCTATATTACGCTGGCGCCCGTCGCCACCGTGTTGGGTCTGGCGTTCCGTTTATACGACCCGGACCACCTGCTGGGCGACCAGGATGACATCGGCATTACCTGCGCGCTGATCCCCACCCGTACCGAAGGCGTAAAAATCGGCCGCCGTCACTTTCCGATTAATATCCCGTTCCAGAACGGCCCGACGCAGGGCGAAAACATTTTTGTTCCGCTGGACTACATCATCGGCGGGCCGCAAATGGCAGGCCAGGGCTGGCGTATGCTGATGGAATGCCTGTCGGTCGGACGCGGCATCACCCTGCCGTCCAACGCCACCGGCGGCCTGAAAAGCGTGGCGCTGGCAACCGGCGCTTACGCCCGCATCCGCCGCCAGTTCAAACTGCCGATCGGCAAAATGGAAGGCATTGAAGAGCCGCTGGCCCGTATGGCCGGCAATGCCTACGTGATGGACGCCGCTGCGACGCTGATCACCAGCGGCATCATGCAAGGCGCGCGTCCATCGGTGCTGTCCGCCATCGTCAAGTATCACTGCACCCACCGCGGCCAGCGCGGCATCATCGACGCGATGGACATCACCGGCGGTAAAGGCATCTGCCTTGGCCCGTCCAACTTTGTCGCGCGTCACTATCAGGGCGCGCCGATCGCCATCACCGTCGAAGGCGCCAATATTCTGACCCGCAGCATGATCATCTTCGGGCAGGGCGCCATTCGCTGCCATCCGTACGTGCTGAACGAGATGGGCGCGGCGCAGGACAACGACCTGAAGGCCTTTGACCGGGCGCTGTTCGGCCATCTGGGGCATATCGGCAACACCACCATGCGCAGCCTGTGGCTGGGGCTGACCAACGGGCGCACCAGCCGTGCGCCGGTCAGCGACGCCACTCGCCGCTACTATCAGCGTCTGAACCGGCTGAGCGCCAATCTGGCGCTGCTGGCGGATGTATCGATGGGCGTGCTGGGCGGCAGCCTGAAGCGCCGCGAGCGCCTTTCCGCCCGACTGGGAGACGTGCTGAGTCAGTTGTATCTGGCGTCCGCCACGCTGAAACGCTACGACGAAGAGGGTCGCCAGCAGGCCGATCTGCCGCTGGTGCACTGGGGTGTGCAGGATTGTCTGCATCAGGCGGAACAGGCGATGACCGAGCTACTGCGTAACTTCCCCAACAGACTGATAGCCCGGCTGATGCGGGCGGTCATTTTCCCGTTGGGCCACACCAGTCCGGCGCCCACCGACCAGTTAGACCATCAACTGGCGCGGCTGCTGCAGGCGCCGTCGGCGACCCGCAGCCGGCTGGGACGCGGTCTGTACCTGAAAGCAACGGCTCATCACCCGGCCGCACAGTTGGAGCAGTCATTGCAGGATATTCTGGCTGCCGAGCCGATCCATCAGCGGCTGTCGCAGTCGGCCGGTTACCCGTTGCCCTTTATGCAACTGGATAAACTGGCGGAACACGGGCTGGCGGAAGGGGTGATTACGCAGGAAGAAGCCAGCGTACTGATGCAGGCGGAAGCCAGTCGGCTGCGTTCCATCAACGTTGACGACTTCGCGCCGGATGCCCTAAGCGCACGCAAGGCAGTAACAGAGCAACGACAGCCTGCCGATACGGCGGCCTGA
- the mtnK gene encoding S-methyl-5-thioribose kinase: protein MSLYRTFNADDAVQYARQYGGIADPQSLVVADEIGDGNLNLVFKIRDTQGVSRVIVKQALPYVRCVGESWPLTLDRARIEAETLLSHAQYCPQHTVTVLHHDPVLAVMVQEDLSDHEIWRRELVKGMDYPQAAAQLGEYLAQALFHHSDFYQSPHDKKAAVSRFTNPELCQITEDLFFTDPYIDHERNQFDPALLPDVLALRDDPPLRCAVAALKHAFLSKAEALLHGDIHSGSIFVTENRLKVIDAEFGFYGPIGFDIGTALGNLLLNYCGLPGLLPPREACAARERRLEDIVTLWHTFTNRFAALGREKSRDPALAVTGYVERFLQQVWHDAVGYCGSELIRRTIGLAHVADLDTIADDAARQSCQRHAIHLGKTLILAAAHIDGPEALLARVRQSGA from the coding sequence ATGTCGCTTTACCGTACTTTTAACGCGGACGATGCCGTGCAGTACGCCCGTCAGTATGGCGGGATTGCAGACCCGCAGTCGTTGGTGGTTGCCGATGAAATCGGCGACGGTAACCTGAATCTGGTGTTCAAGATCCGCGATACACAGGGCGTCAGCCGGGTGATCGTCAAGCAGGCGTTGCCGTACGTCCGGTGTGTCGGCGAGTCCTGGCCGCTGACGCTGGATCGCGCCCGTATCGAAGCGGAAACGCTGCTGTCGCACGCGCAGTATTGTCCGCAGCATACGGTAACGGTGCTGCATCATGACCCGGTACTGGCGGTGATGGTGCAGGAAGACTTGTCTGACCATGAAATCTGGCGGCGCGAACTGGTGAAAGGAATGGACTATCCGCAGGCGGCGGCGCAGCTGGGGGAATACCTGGCGCAAGCGCTGTTCCACCACTCGGATTTCTACCAGTCGCCCCACGACAAAAAGGCGGCGGTGAGCCGTTTTACTAACCCGGAACTGTGCCAGATCACCGAAGATCTGTTCTTCACCGATCCGTATATCGATCATGAACGCAACCAATTCGACCCGGCACTGTTGCCTGATGTGCTGGCGTTACGGGATGACCCGCCACTCAGATGCGCCGTCGCCGCGCTAAAGCACGCTTTTCTGAGCAAAGCGGAAGCGTTGCTGCACGGCGATATCCACAGTGGATCGATTTTCGTGACGGAAAACCGCCTGAAAGTGATCGACGCTGAATTCGGTTTTTACGGCCCGATCGGGTTTGATATCGGTACGGCGCTGGGCAACCTGCTGTTGAACTACTGCGGGCTGCCGGGATTGCTGCCGCCGCGCGAGGCTTGCGCCGCACGCGAACGGCGTCTGGAAGATATCGTGACGCTGTGGCATACCTTTACTAACCGCTTTGCGGCATTGGGCCGCGAGAAGAGCCGGGACCCGGCGCTGGCGGTAACAGGCTACGTTGAGCGATTCCTGCAACAGGTGTGGCACGATGCGGTCGGTTACTGCGGCAGCGAACTGATTCGCCGTACCATCGGGCTGGCGCATGTGGCTGATCTCGATACCATCGCCGATGACGCCGCCCGTCAATCCTGCCAGCGTCATGCCATTCATCTTGGCAAGACGCTGATTTTGGCCGCCGCGCATATCGACGGCCCCGAAGCCTTGCTGGCGCGGGTGCGTCAAAGCGGCGCTTAA
- a CDS encoding methylthioribulose 1-phosphate dehydratase, producing MSETPQLTALVAACHWIGEKGWCPATGGNMSVRLDERQCLITESGKDKGSLNAQDFLRVDIATNHVPSGRTPSAETGLHTLLYRLLPSVGAVLHTHSVNATVLSRVEKSDALVLEGYEMQKSLSGQRTHRDQVAIPIFDNDQDIPALADRVAARHETAPLRYGFLVRGHGLYCWGNDVNEARRHLEGLEFLFQCELQRRVLEAK from the coding sequence ATGAGTGAGACTCCACAACTGACCGCGCTGGTGGCGGCTTGCCACTGGATCGGTGAGAAAGGTTGGTGCCCGGCGACGGGCGGCAACATGTCCGTTCGCCTTGATGAACGGCAGTGCCTGATTACCGAATCCGGCAAGGACAAAGGCAGCCTGAACGCGCAGGATTTCCTGCGGGTTGATATCGCCACCAATCATGTCCCGAGCGGCCGCACGCCGTCGGCGGAAACCGGGCTGCATACGCTGCTCTACCGGTTGCTCCCGTCGGTGGGTGCGGTGTTGCATACCCATTCGGTCAACGCCACGGTACTGTCGCGGGTGGAGAAAAGCGACGCGCTGGTGCTGGAAGGCTACGAAATGCAGAAGTCGCTGAGCGGCCAGCGTACCCATCGGGATCAGGTGGCGATTCCGATTTTCGACAACGATCAGGATATTCCGGCGCTGGCGGACCGGGTCGCGGCCCGTCATGAAACGGCGCCGCTGCGTTACGGTTTTCTGGTGCGTGGGCACGGCCTGTACTGCTGGGGCAATGACGTTAACGAGGCTCGCCGTCATCTGGAAGGGCTGGAGTTCCTGTTCCAGTGTGAATTGCAACGACGCGTGCTGGAGGCGAAATGA
- a CDS encoding amidohydrolase, with translation MSTLKVTLLQQPLVWMDGPANLSHFDGLLGELTGRDLIVLPEMFTTGFAMEAAKSSLEQPVVEAWLKQWAQRNNALVGGSVAVQTGKGAVNRFLLADPQGRVYQYDKRHLFRMAGEHEYYRSGQTREIVEWRGWRILPLICYDLRFPVWSRNRQDYDLALYVANWPAPRALHWKTLLAARAIENQAYVAGCNRVGTDGNGHSYQGDSLIIDAQGAILASAPEHQPARLDAELSLEALQSYREAFPAWRDADGFHLP, from the coding sequence ATGTCAACTTTAAAGGTCACCCTGTTACAACAGCCGTTGGTATGGATGGACGGCCCTGCCAACCTCAGTCATTTCGACGGTCTGCTGGGCGAGCTGACCGGCCGCGATCTGATCGTGCTGCCGGAAATGTTCACCACCGGTTTCGCGATGGAAGCGGCCAAAAGCAGTCTGGAACAGCCTGTGGTGGAAGCCTGGCTGAAACAGTGGGCGCAGCGCAATAATGCGCTGGTGGGCGGCAGCGTGGCGGTGCAGACCGGCAAGGGTGCGGTCAATCGTTTTCTGCTGGCCGACCCGCAGGGGCGGGTGTACCAGTACGACAAACGCCATCTGTTCCGCATGGCGGGCGAACATGAGTATTACCGGTCCGGCCAGACGCGGGAAATCGTGGAATGGCGCGGCTGGCGTATTCTGCCGCTGATCTGCTACGACCTGCGCTTCCCGGTGTGGTCCCGCAATCGCCAGGATTACGATCTAGCGCTGTACGTCGCCAACTGGCCGGCGCCGCGCGCGCTGCACTGGAAAACCCTGCTGGCGGCGCGGGCGATTGAAAATCAGGCCTATGTGGCTGGCTGTAACCGTGTCGGCACCGACGGCAACGGCCACAGCTATCAGGGCGACAGCCTGATTATCGACGCACAGGGCGCGATTCTGGCCTCGGCCCCCGAGCATCAGCCCGCTCGTCTTGACGCCGAACTGTCGCTGGAAGCGCTGCAAAGCTACCGTGAAGCCTTCCCTGCCTGGCGCGACGCCGACGGGTTCCATTTACCGTAG